In Amia ocellicauda isolate fAmiCal2 chromosome 5, fAmiCal2.hap1, whole genome shotgun sequence, a genomic segment contains:
- the parvg gene encoding gamma-parvin isoform X2 — MEADFNEIFGQAALRSKPSEDLEGFLGEKRKIIQPSSLKDPKLEELKTVLIDWINDTLKKEHIVVQSLEEDIYDGLVLHHLLARLAEQKLEVDEIALTAVAQTRKLGIILEALHKSLGLPEEAVQKWNVALIHNRDLLATLHLLVAMVKKFQPEKQLPQNVSLEVVIVEVSKSGIKSEKYTENITESSNSSDGNSKKDAIDELLKLDPQKVITVKQAILHFVNKNMARLGLQVSDMDTQFGNGVILLLLIGQLEGYFVHLSEFYLNPSNNSEMLHNVTLALDLMSDRELQVPNVKPQDIVSLDSSATLKVLYALFKRFKFK, encoded by the exons ATGGAAGCGGATTTTAATGAGATCTTTGGGCAAGCTGCTTTACGGAGCAAACCATCAGAGGATCTGGAAGGCTTTCTGG GTGAAAAACGAAAAATCATTCAACCCAGCTCTCTGAAGGATCCCAAGCTTGAGGAGTTGAAAACG GTTCTGATTGACTGGATCAATGACACTCTGAAGAAGGAGCACATTGTAGTGCAGAGTCTGGAGGAAGACATCTACGATGGGCTTGTCCTGCATCACCTGCTGG CCAGGTTGGCGGAGCAGAAGCTGGAGGTAGATGAAATTGCTCTGACAGCTGTGGCTCAGACCCGTAAGCTGGGGATCATACTGGAGGCCCTGCACAAGAGTCTGGGGTTGCCAGAGGAGGCCGTGCAGAAATGGAATGTTGCCC TGATCCACAACCGGGACCTGCTGGCCACCTTGCATCTACTGGTTGCCATGGTGAAGAAGTTCCAGCCAGAGAAGCAGTTGCCCCAAAATGTGTCCCTGGAAGTTGTGATCGTGGAG GTGAGCAAAAGTGGAATTAAATCTGAGAAATATACAGAGAACATCACTGAATCAAG tAATTCCTCGGATGGGAACTCTAAAA AAGATGCCATTGATGAGCTGCTGAAGCTGGACCCACAGAAAGTCATCACAGTGAAACAG gcaATTTTACACTTTGTGAACAAGAACATGGCCCGCCTAGGACTACAAGTGTCTGACATGGACACACAG TTTGGCAATGGGGTTATATTGCTCTTGCTGATCGGGCAGCTGGAAGGATACTTTGTTCATCTGAGTGAATTCTACTTAAATCCTTCCAATAACTCCGAAATG ctGCATAACGTCACCCTGGCCCTGGACCTGATGAGTGACAGAGAGCTGCAGGTGCCCAATGTCAAACCTCAAG ACATTGTCTCGTTGGATTCATCTGCGACACTGAAAGTGCTGTACGCCCTGTTTAAaagattcaaattcaaatga
- the parvg gene encoding gamma-parvin isoform X1 gives MEADFNEIFGQAALRSKPSEDLEGFLGEKRKIIQPSSLKDPKLEELKTVLIDWINDTLKKEHIVVQSLEEDIYDGLVLHHLLARLAEQKLEVDEIALTAVAQTRKLGIILEALHKSLGLPEEAVQKWNVALIHNRDLLATLHLLVAMVKKFQPEKQLPQNVSLEVVIVEVSKSGIKSEKYTENITESSNSSDGNSKTEDAIDELLKLDPQKVITVKQAILHFVNKNMARLGLQVSDMDTQFGNGVILLLLIGQLEGYFVHLSEFYLNPSNNSEMLHNVTLALDLMSDRELQVPNVKPQDIVSLDSSATLKVLYALFKRFKFK, from the exons ATGGAAGCGGATTTTAATGAGATCTTTGGGCAAGCTGCTTTACGGAGCAAACCATCAGAGGATCTGGAAGGCTTTCTGG GTGAAAAACGAAAAATCATTCAACCCAGCTCTCTGAAGGATCCCAAGCTTGAGGAGTTGAAAACG GTTCTGATTGACTGGATCAATGACACTCTGAAGAAGGAGCACATTGTAGTGCAGAGTCTGGAGGAAGACATCTACGATGGGCTTGTCCTGCATCACCTGCTGG CCAGGTTGGCGGAGCAGAAGCTGGAGGTAGATGAAATTGCTCTGACAGCTGTGGCTCAGACCCGTAAGCTGGGGATCATACTGGAGGCCCTGCACAAGAGTCTGGGGTTGCCAGAGGAGGCCGTGCAGAAATGGAATGTTGCCC TGATCCACAACCGGGACCTGCTGGCCACCTTGCATCTACTGGTTGCCATGGTGAAGAAGTTCCAGCCAGAGAAGCAGTTGCCCCAAAATGTGTCCCTGGAAGTTGTGATCGTGGAG GTGAGCAAAAGTGGAATTAAATCTGAGAAATATACAGAGAACATCACTGAATCAAG tAATTCCTCGGATGGGAACTCTAAAA CAGAAGATGCCATTGATGAGCTGCTGAAGCTGGACCCACAGAAAGTCATCACAGTGAAACAG gcaATTTTACACTTTGTGAACAAGAACATGGCCCGCCTAGGACTACAAGTGTCTGACATGGACACACAG TTTGGCAATGGGGTTATATTGCTCTTGCTGATCGGGCAGCTGGAAGGATACTTTGTTCATCTGAGTGAATTCTACTTAAATCCTTCCAATAACTCCGAAATG ctGCATAACGTCACCCTGGCCCTGGACCTGATGAGTGACAGAGAGCTGCAGGTGCCCAATGTCAAACCTCAAG ACATTGTCTCGTTGGATTCATCTGCGACACTGAAAGTGCTGTACGCCCTGTTTAAaagattcaaattcaaatga
- the parvg gene encoding gamma-parvin isoform X3 produces the protein MEADFNEIFGQAALRSKPSEDLEGFLGEKRKIIQPSSLKDPKLEELKTVLIDWINDTLKKEHIVVQSLEEDIYDGLVLHHLLARLAEQKLEVDEIALTAVAQTRKLGIILEALHKSLGLPEEAVQKWNVALIHNRDLLATLHLLVAMVKKFQPEKQLPQNVSLEVVIVEVSKSGIKSEKYTENITESSNSSDGNSKTEDAIDELLKLDPQKVITVKQAILHFVNKNMARLGLQVSDMDTQFGNGVILLLLIGQLEGYFVHLSEFYLNPSNNSEMTLSRWIHLRH, from the exons ATGGAAGCGGATTTTAATGAGATCTTTGGGCAAGCTGCTTTACGGAGCAAACCATCAGAGGATCTGGAAGGCTTTCTGG GTGAAAAACGAAAAATCATTCAACCCAGCTCTCTGAAGGATCCCAAGCTTGAGGAGTTGAAAACG GTTCTGATTGACTGGATCAATGACACTCTGAAGAAGGAGCACATTGTAGTGCAGAGTCTGGAGGAAGACATCTACGATGGGCTTGTCCTGCATCACCTGCTGG CCAGGTTGGCGGAGCAGAAGCTGGAGGTAGATGAAATTGCTCTGACAGCTGTGGCTCAGACCCGTAAGCTGGGGATCATACTGGAGGCCCTGCACAAGAGTCTGGGGTTGCCAGAGGAGGCCGTGCAGAAATGGAATGTTGCCC TGATCCACAACCGGGACCTGCTGGCCACCTTGCATCTACTGGTTGCCATGGTGAAGAAGTTCCAGCCAGAGAAGCAGTTGCCCCAAAATGTGTCCCTGGAAGTTGTGATCGTGGAG GTGAGCAAAAGTGGAATTAAATCTGAGAAATATACAGAGAACATCACTGAATCAAG tAATTCCTCGGATGGGAACTCTAAAA CAGAAGATGCCATTGATGAGCTGCTGAAGCTGGACCCACAGAAAGTCATCACAGTGAAACAG gcaATTTTACACTTTGTGAACAAGAACATGGCCCGCCTAGGACTACAAGTGTCTGACATGGACACACAG TTTGGCAATGGGGTTATATTGCTCTTGCTGATCGGGCAGCTGGAAGGATACTTTGTTCATCTGAGTGAATTCTACTTAAATCCTTCCAATAACTCCGAAATG ACATTGTCTCGTTGGATTCATCTGCGACACTGA
- the parvb gene encoding beta-parvin isoform X4, giving the protein MSDLQEEGKNAINAPLQPSSTDIHPEDTLLEENAERTMLDPTSRDDSKFKELLRVLIDWINNELEEERIIVKDLEEDVYDGQVLQKLFEKLSGRKLNVAEVTQSEIGQKQKLQTVLEAVNELLRPHGWALDWSVDAIHGKNLVCIVSLLVALAMHFQAPIRLPEHVSVQMVVVKKREGILQTSHVTKELTTTTEMMMGRFERDAFDTLLDHAPDKLNVVKKSLITFVNKHLNKLNLEVTELESQFADGVYLVLLMGLLENYFVPLYNFFLTPENFDQKVHNVAFAFELMQDGGLKKPKARPEDVVNLNLKSTLRVLYNLFTNYKNVE; this is encoded by the exons A TGAGTGACCTCCAGGAAGAAGGCAAGAATGCCATCAACGCTCCTCTCCAGCCCTCAAGCACAGACATCCACCCTGAAGACACCCTCCTCG AGGAAAATGCAGAGAGGACTATGCTGGACCCCACCTCCAGGGACGACTCCAAGTTTAAAGAGCTCCTCAGG GTGCTGATTGACTGGATCAACAACGAGCTGGAAGAGGAGAGAATCATTGTGAAGGACCTCGAGGAGGATGTCTACGATGGACAGGTGCTGCAGAAACTTTTTG AGAAGCTGTCGGGGCGGAAGCTGAACGTGGCCGAGGTGACTCAGTCCGAGataggacagaagcagaagcTCCAGACGGTTCTCGAGGCCGTGAATGAGTTGCTGCGCCCACACGGCTGGGCCCTGGACTGGAGTGTGGACG CTATCCATGGCAAGAACCTGGTGTGCATAGTCTCCCTGCTGGTTGCCCTGGCGATGCACTTCCAGGCTCCCATCCGTCTGCCTGAGCATGTGTCTGTGCAGATGGTGGTGGTCAAG AAAAGAGAGGGCATTCTTCAGACATCGCACGTGACGAAGGAGCTCACTACCACCACAGA GATGATGATGGGGAGATTTG AAAGAGATGCCTTTGACACCCTGCTGGATCACGCCCCTGACAAGCTGAATGTTGTTAAAAAG TCTCTTATCACCTTTGTGAACAAACACCTCAACAAGCTGAACCTGGAGGTAACCGAGCTGGAATCGCAG TTTGCAGATGGTGTGTATCTAGTGCTGCTGATGGGACTGCTGGAAAACTACTTTGTTCCTCTTTACAATTTCTTCCTCACCCCCGAGAACTTCGATCAGAAG GTTCATAACGTGGCATTCGCCTTTGAGCTGATGCAGGATGGAGGACTGAAAAAGCCCAAAGCTCGCCCAGAAG ATGTTGTCAACCTGAATCTGAAATCCACCCTGAGGGTTCTCTACAACTTATTCACCAACTACAAGAATGTCGAGTGA
- the parvb gene encoding beta-parvin isoform X1, producing MSTTPVRSPTLQPGKMKKDESFLGKLGGTLVRKKKAKEVSDLQEEGKNAINAPLQPSSTDIHPEDTLLEENAERTMLDPTSRDDSKFKELLRVLIDWINNELEEERIIVKDLEEDVYDGQVLQKLFEKLSGRKLNVAEVTQSEIGQKQKLQTVLEAVNELLRPHGWALDWSVDAIHGKNLVCIVSLLVALAMHFQAPIRLPEHVSVQMVVVKKREGILQTSHVTKELTTTTEMMMGRFERDAFDTLLDHAPDKLNVVKKSLITFVNKHLNKLNLEVTELESQFADGVYLVLLMGLLENYFVPLYNFFLTPENFDQKVHNVAFAFELMQDGGLKKPKARPEDVVNLNLKSTLRVLYNLFTNYKNVE from the exons ATGTCCACAACCCCGGTCCGATCGCCGACTCTGCAGCCCGGCAAGATGAAGAAGGACGAGTCGTTCCTGGGGAAGCTGGGAGGCACGCTGGTGAGGAAGAAAAAAGCCAAAGAAG TGAGTGACCTCCAGGAAGAAGGCAAGAATGCCATCAACGCTCCTCTCCAGCCCTCAAGCACAGACATCCACCCTGAAGACACCCTCCTCG AGGAAAATGCAGAGAGGACTATGCTGGACCCCACCTCCAGGGACGACTCCAAGTTTAAAGAGCTCCTCAGG GTGCTGATTGACTGGATCAACAACGAGCTGGAAGAGGAGAGAATCATTGTGAAGGACCTCGAGGAGGATGTCTACGATGGACAGGTGCTGCAGAAACTTTTTG AGAAGCTGTCGGGGCGGAAGCTGAACGTGGCCGAGGTGACTCAGTCCGAGataggacagaagcagaagcTCCAGACGGTTCTCGAGGCCGTGAATGAGTTGCTGCGCCCACACGGCTGGGCCCTGGACTGGAGTGTGGACG CTATCCATGGCAAGAACCTGGTGTGCATAGTCTCCCTGCTGGTTGCCCTGGCGATGCACTTCCAGGCTCCCATCCGTCTGCCTGAGCATGTGTCTGTGCAGATGGTGGTGGTCAAG AAAAGAGAGGGCATTCTTCAGACATCGCACGTGACGAAGGAGCTCACTACCACCACAGA GATGATGATGGGGAGATTTG AAAGAGATGCCTTTGACACCCTGCTGGATCACGCCCCTGACAAGCTGAATGTTGTTAAAAAG TCTCTTATCACCTTTGTGAACAAACACCTCAACAAGCTGAACCTGGAGGTAACCGAGCTGGAATCGCAG TTTGCAGATGGTGTGTATCTAGTGCTGCTGATGGGACTGCTGGAAAACTACTTTGTTCCTCTTTACAATTTCTTCCTCACCCCCGAGAACTTCGATCAGAAG GTTCATAACGTGGCATTCGCCTTTGAGCTGATGCAGGATGGAGGACTGAAAAAGCCCAAAGCTCGCCCAGAAG ATGTTGTCAACCTGAATCTGAAATCCACCCTGAGGGTTCTCTACAACTTATTCACCAACTACAAGAATGTCGAGTGA
- the parvb gene encoding beta-parvin isoform X2 encodes MAGLLCGTKRRKQVSDLQEEGKNAINAPLQPSSTDIHPEDTLLEENAERTMLDPTSRDDSKFKELLRVLIDWINNELEEERIIVKDLEEDVYDGQVLQKLFEKLSGRKLNVAEVTQSEIGQKQKLQTVLEAVNELLRPHGWALDWSVDAIHGKNLVCIVSLLVALAMHFQAPIRLPEHVSVQMVVVKKREGILQTSHVTKELTTTTEMMMGRFERDAFDTLLDHAPDKLNVVKKSLITFVNKHLNKLNLEVTELESQFADGVYLVLLMGLLENYFVPLYNFFLTPENFDQKVHNVAFAFELMQDGGLKKPKARPEDVVNLNLKSTLRVLYNLFTNYKNVE; translated from the exons ATGGCGGGCCTTTTGTGTGGGACCAAGCGGAGGAAACAAG TGAGTGACCTCCAGGAAGAAGGCAAGAATGCCATCAACGCTCCTCTCCAGCCCTCAAGCACAGACATCCACCCTGAAGACACCCTCCTCG AGGAAAATGCAGAGAGGACTATGCTGGACCCCACCTCCAGGGACGACTCCAAGTTTAAAGAGCTCCTCAGG GTGCTGATTGACTGGATCAACAACGAGCTGGAAGAGGAGAGAATCATTGTGAAGGACCTCGAGGAGGATGTCTACGATGGACAGGTGCTGCAGAAACTTTTTG AGAAGCTGTCGGGGCGGAAGCTGAACGTGGCCGAGGTGACTCAGTCCGAGataggacagaagcagaagcTCCAGACGGTTCTCGAGGCCGTGAATGAGTTGCTGCGCCCACACGGCTGGGCCCTGGACTGGAGTGTGGACG CTATCCATGGCAAGAACCTGGTGTGCATAGTCTCCCTGCTGGTTGCCCTGGCGATGCACTTCCAGGCTCCCATCCGTCTGCCTGAGCATGTGTCTGTGCAGATGGTGGTGGTCAAG AAAAGAGAGGGCATTCTTCAGACATCGCACGTGACGAAGGAGCTCACTACCACCACAGA GATGATGATGGGGAGATTTG AAAGAGATGCCTTTGACACCCTGCTGGATCACGCCCCTGACAAGCTGAATGTTGTTAAAAAG TCTCTTATCACCTTTGTGAACAAACACCTCAACAAGCTGAACCTGGAGGTAACCGAGCTGGAATCGCAG TTTGCAGATGGTGTGTATCTAGTGCTGCTGATGGGACTGCTGGAAAACTACTTTGTTCCTCTTTACAATTTCTTCCTCACCCCCGAGAACTTCGATCAGAAG GTTCATAACGTGGCATTCGCCTTTGAGCTGATGCAGGATGGAGGACTGAAAAAGCCCAAAGCTCGCCCAGAAG ATGTTGTCAACCTGAATCTGAAATCCACCCTGAGGGTTCTCTACAACTTATTCACCAACTACAAGAATGTCGAGTGA
- the parvb gene encoding beta-parvin isoform X3, whose protein sequence is MEVSDLQEEGKNAINAPLQPSSTDIHPEDTLLEENAERTMLDPTSRDDSKFKELLRVLIDWINNELEEERIIVKDLEEDVYDGQVLQKLFEKLSGRKLNVAEVTQSEIGQKQKLQTVLEAVNELLRPHGWALDWSVDAIHGKNLVCIVSLLVALAMHFQAPIRLPEHVSVQMVVVKKREGILQTSHVTKELTTTTEMMMGRFERDAFDTLLDHAPDKLNVVKKSLITFVNKHLNKLNLEVTELESQFADGVYLVLLMGLLENYFVPLYNFFLTPENFDQKVHNVAFAFELMQDGGLKKPKARPEDVVNLNLKSTLRVLYNLFTNYKNVE, encoded by the exons ATGGAAG TGAGTGACCTCCAGGAAGAAGGCAAGAATGCCATCAACGCTCCTCTCCAGCCCTCAAGCACAGACATCCACCCTGAAGACACCCTCCTCG AGGAAAATGCAGAGAGGACTATGCTGGACCCCACCTCCAGGGACGACTCCAAGTTTAAAGAGCTCCTCAGG GTGCTGATTGACTGGATCAACAACGAGCTGGAAGAGGAGAGAATCATTGTGAAGGACCTCGAGGAGGATGTCTACGATGGACAGGTGCTGCAGAAACTTTTTG AGAAGCTGTCGGGGCGGAAGCTGAACGTGGCCGAGGTGACTCAGTCCGAGataggacagaagcagaagcTCCAGACGGTTCTCGAGGCCGTGAATGAGTTGCTGCGCCCACACGGCTGGGCCCTGGACTGGAGTGTGGACG CTATCCATGGCAAGAACCTGGTGTGCATAGTCTCCCTGCTGGTTGCCCTGGCGATGCACTTCCAGGCTCCCATCCGTCTGCCTGAGCATGTGTCTGTGCAGATGGTGGTGGTCAAG AAAAGAGAGGGCATTCTTCAGACATCGCACGTGACGAAGGAGCTCACTACCACCACAGA GATGATGATGGGGAGATTTG AAAGAGATGCCTTTGACACCCTGCTGGATCACGCCCCTGACAAGCTGAATGTTGTTAAAAAG TCTCTTATCACCTTTGTGAACAAACACCTCAACAAGCTGAACCTGGAGGTAACCGAGCTGGAATCGCAG TTTGCAGATGGTGTGTATCTAGTGCTGCTGATGGGACTGCTGGAAAACTACTTTGTTCCTCTTTACAATTTCTTCCTCACCCCCGAGAACTTCGATCAGAAG GTTCATAACGTGGCATTCGCCTTTGAGCTGATGCAGGATGGAGGACTGAAAAAGCCCAAAGCTCGCCCAGAAG ATGTTGTCAACCTGAATCTGAAATCCACCCTGAGGGTTCTCTACAACTTATTCACCAACTACAAGAATGTCGAGTGA